Proteins encoded within one genomic window of Gloeobacter kilaueensis JS1:
- a CDS encoding phycobilisome rod-core linker polypeptide, translating into MSIRGTSGSTVARPRLYKTVLTETISTINAEDRYPNSGEVSQLDRFFADGQRRVAIVATLTENAERIVSRAANRIFVGGSPMAYSERQQAKAQARRTPGNDEFGNEPIVEDRGNFLDALKSIFSTRSSGGTVRAASDFAVPPDFEPINIARYGPERMQKSIRDLDWFLRYLTYAILAGDPNILEANTLGLREIIEKACSISATIVALLEMRKVASSLFKDDDDAKLVSSYFSVVIRALDNDRSDAPPDIVRPSSEDRPGLKLPAIYKLSADSLTTFKMPVIYGADGRPKVNLSADDKERVVRAAYRQVFERDLKPYGQGLSDAESKVKNGEISVREFIRRLGKSELYRQQFYTPFINSRALELAFKHFLGRAPESRAEVQKYFSIISSPNVRGQSSIPSGGLYALVDALINSEEYTRIFGEDTVPYERSLGVEAQPSWNWGAAYDLYNYAAPRRKVPQFITLFADYTQPLPNQHPYGSGNDPLEIQFGAIFKSSTINPQERPAPIGKDVKRILIRNGNPITNERGNPDGAQAAATTLGPKVFKLTQANRGRSKGLVQNAGVVGNEGSVQALITAAYQQIFGRQLYSGQRLSVPEIKLENGEINVKEFVRALAKSEIFRKLYWEKFYVCKSIEYIHRRLLGRPTYDRVENNRYFDIASKKGFYGVIDAILDSAEYQETFGEDVLPYERYLTPAGLNLRKIRSGSTEVLKTPAAISPREDNSRLMDSVMALGTPINTRALPELYVDQGVPALKRQRKVFKQSEATDRASTDALITATYVQVFDKDIASYIRKEFSNLESRLRNREISIKEFVRQLGQSELYRRQFHDRYPNTKVVEFAFKHFLGRAVKTQAELIKYHGLLGRQGYKALVGALVDSEEYGRLFGEDTVPSWQFPTLPAANYPNSVELYNRFTRQDDSLVVPSFKPIKSKMDIAAMPLVQAGLQKLEASKLQLDMSKPMYLELGVASRSGGQSVEVGVGTLRRQLERVYRVTPQATRTDKDLAINAIYRQVMDVFAGIPPGFLRLSEAESKLKNNEISVREFVRRLGRSENYRKRFFEPYPSPKVVELLTKHFLGRAPISQQEISTYVQILGTKGLGAAVDAIVDSPEYLSVFNEDIVPYRRYPTLPAGNYRASIRINDEEQINQSWSSLSPTYTGYQYASRR; encoded by the coding sequence ATGAGTATCAGGGGAACCAGTGGCAGCACAGTAGCGCGTCCGCGCCTGTATAAGACGGTATTGACCGAGACGATCAGCACGATCAACGCCGAGGACCGTTATCCAAATTCCGGCGAAGTCTCCCAGCTCGATCGCTTCTTCGCGGACGGCCAGCGCCGGGTCGCGATCGTGGCGACGCTGACCGAAAACGCCGAGCGGATCGTCTCGCGCGCTGCCAACCGTATCTTTGTCGGCGGCAGCCCGATGGCCTACTCTGAGCGCCAGCAGGCCAAGGCCCAGGCCCGGCGCACCCCCGGCAACGACGAATTTGGCAATGAGCCTATCGTCGAGGACCGGGGCAACTTTTTAGACGCCCTCAAATCCATCTTCTCGACCCGCAGCAGCGGCGGCACGGTGCGGGCGGCGAGTGACTTTGCGGTCCCGCCCGACTTTGAGCCGATCAATATTGCCCGCTACGGCCCGGAGCGGATGCAAAAATCAATCCGCGATCTGGACTGGTTCTTGCGCTATCTGACCTACGCGATTCTGGCGGGCGATCCGAATATTCTCGAGGCCAACACCCTCGGCCTGCGCGAGATCATCGAAAAAGCCTGCTCGATCAGCGCCACGATCGTCGCCCTGCTTGAGATGCGCAAGGTAGCTTCCAGCCTCTTCAAAGACGACGACGATGCAAAGCTGGTGTCTTCTTACTTCAGCGTCGTCATCCGCGCCCTCGACAACGACCGCTCCGACGCGCCGCCGGACATCGTGCGGCCCAGCTCGGAGGACCGGCCCGGCCTCAAGCTCCCCGCGATCTACAAGCTCTCAGCCGATTCGCTGACGACTTTCAAGATGCCCGTGATCTACGGCGCGGACGGGCGGCCCAAGGTCAATCTCTCCGCCGACGACAAAGAGCGCGTCGTGCGCGCCGCCTACCGCCAGGTCTTTGAGCGCGACCTCAAGCCCTACGGCCAGGGGCTCTCTGACGCCGAATCGAAGGTCAAAAACGGCGAAATTTCGGTGCGCGAATTTATTCGCCGCCTGGGCAAGTCCGAACTGTACCGCCAGCAGTTCTACACGCCCTTTATCAATTCGCGGGCGCTGGAGCTGGCCTTCAAGCACTTTTTAGGCCGGGCTCCCGAGTCGCGGGCCGAGGTGCAAAAATACTTTTCGATTATTTCAAGCCCGAACGTGCGCGGCCAGTCGTCGATTCCGAGCGGCGGCCTGTACGCCCTCGTCGATGCGCTGATTAACTCCGAAGAGTACACGCGCATCTTTGGCGAGGACACGGTGCCCTACGAGCGGTCGCTGGGGGTCGAGGCGCAGCCGTCGTGGAACTGGGGGGCGGCCTACGATCTTTACAACTACGCCGCACCGCGCCGCAAGGTGCCCCAGTTCATCACCTTATTTGCCGACTACACCCAGCCCCTGCCAAACCAGCACCCCTACGGTTCCGGCAACGACCCGCTCGAAATTCAATTTGGAGCGATCTTCAAGAGTTCGACGATCAATCCCCAGGAGCGCCCGGCTCCGATTGGTAAAGATGTCAAGCGCATCTTGATCCGCAACGGCAATCCGATCACCAACGAGCGGGGCAACCCCGACGGAGCACAAGCGGCAGCCACCACCCTCGGACCGAAGGTCTTCAAGCTCACCCAGGCCAACCGGGGACGCTCGAAGGGTCTTGTGCAAAATGCCGGTGTCGTCGGCAACGAGGGCAGCGTCCAGGCATTGATCACCGCCGCCTATCAGCAGATTTTTGGCCGCCAGCTCTACAGCGGCCAGAGGCTGAGTGTACCTGAGATCAAGCTCGAAAACGGCGAGATCAACGTCAAGGAGTTCGTGCGCGCCCTCGCCAAGTCCGAGATCTTCCGCAAGCTCTACTGGGAGAAGTTCTACGTCTGCAAGTCGATCGAGTACATCCATCGGCGGCTGCTGGGCCGGCCCACCTACGACCGGGTCGAAAACAACCGCTACTTCGACATCGCCTCCAAAAAAGGCTTCTACGGCGTCATCGACGCGATCCTCGATTCGGCTGAGTACCAGGAGACCTTTGGCGAGGACGTGCTCCCTTACGAGCGCTACCTCACCCCGGCGGGGCTCAACCTGCGCAAGATCCGCTCCGGCTCGACAGAAGTGCTCAAGACGCCCGCCGCCATCAGCCCCCGCGAGGACAACAGCCGCCTGATGGATAGCGTCATGGCCCTCGGCACACCGATCAACACCCGAGCGTTGCCGGAGCTGTACGTCGATCAGGGGGTACCGGCTCTCAAGCGCCAGCGCAAGGTCTTCAAGCAGTCCGAGGCGACGGACCGGGCTTCCACCGACGCGCTGATCACCGCTACCTACGTCCAGGTCTTTGACAAGGACATCGCAAGCTACATCCGCAAGGAGTTCAGCAACCTCGAAAGCCGCCTGCGCAACCGCGAAATCTCGATCAAAGAATTCGTGCGCCAGCTGGGCCAATCGGAGCTTTATCGCAGGCAGTTCCACGACCGCTATCCGAATACGAAAGTCGTCGAATTTGCCTTCAAGCACTTTTTGGGCCGGGCAGTCAAAACCCAGGCGGAACTCATCAAGTACCACGGGCTATTGGGCCGCCAGGGCTACAAGGCGCTGGTCGGTGCCCTCGTCGATAGCGAGGAGTACGGGCGGCTGTTCGGTGAAGACACGGTGCCTTCCTGGCAGTTCCCGACCCTGCCGGCGGCCAACTATCCCAACTCCGTCGAGCTTTACAACCGCTTCACCCGCCAGGACGACAGTCTGGTGGTGCCCAGCTTCAAGCCGATTAAATCCAAGATGGACATCGCGGCAATGCCCCTGGTGCAGGCGGGCTTGCAGAAGCTGGAGGCGAGCAAGCTGCAACTCGACATGAGCAAGCCGATGTATCTTGAGCTGGGTGTGGCCAGCCGCAGCGGCGGGCAGTCCGTCGAGGTAGGCGTCGGTACCCTCCGCCGCCAGCTGGAGCGCGTCTACCGGGTCACCCCCCAGGCGACGCGCACCGACAAAGATCTGGCGATCAACGCCATCTACCGCCAGGTGATGGACGTCTTCGCCGGTATTCCGCCGGGCTTTTTGCGCCTGAGCGAGGCGGAGTCCAAGCTCAAAAACAACGAAATTTCGGTGCGCGAGTTCGTTCGGCGGCTTGGCCGCTCAGAAAACTACCGCAAGCGTTTCTTTGAGCCTTATCCCAGTCCCAAGGTCGTCGAACTGCTGACCAAGCACTTCTTGGGTCGTGCCCCGATCTCCCAGCAGGAGATCAGCACCTACGTCCAGATTCTCGGGACGAAGGGGCTTGGGGCGGCAGTGGATGCGATCGTCGATTCACCGGAGTACTTATCTGTCTTCAACGAAGATATCGTTCCCTACCGGCGCTACCCGACGTTGCCCGCCGGCAACTACCGCGCCAGTATCCGAATCAACGACGAAGAGCAGATCAACCAGTCGTGGTCGAGCCTTTCGCCGACCTACACCGGTTACCAGTACGCAAGCAGACGCTAG
- the ybeY gene encoding rRNA maturation RNase YbeY, translated as MAVLPLVMHLNVQAVVPDPLGEAVWQRWFTAWLSALRPAEPVELTLRLVDDEEIRQLNACFRELDAVTDVLAFEAGPVLEPAVEGEPFYLGDIVLSVPRATGQANQFGHAIEAELGWLAVHGLLHLLGWDHPDEAAWQAMVTKQAELLKGVNVEYDWPSVYPIDR; from the coding sequence ATGGCTGTCCTGCCGCTCGTAATGCACTTGAATGTGCAGGCTGTAGTCCCCGACCCGCTCGGAGAAGCAGTCTGGCAGAGGTGGTTTACCGCCTGGTTGAGCGCCTTGCGTCCGGCGGAGCCGGTGGAGTTGACCTTGCGGTTGGTCGATGACGAGGAGATTCGGCAGCTCAACGCCTGCTTTCGCGAGCTAGACGCTGTGACCGATGTCCTCGCCTTCGAGGCCGGACCTGTACTGGAGCCGGCGGTGGAGGGGGAGCCTTTTTATCTTGGTGACATCGTCCTATCTGTGCCCAGGGCGACAGGACAGGCGAACCAGTTCGGTCATGCTATAGAAGCGGAACTGGGCTGGCTGGCTGTTCACGGTCTGCTGCACCTCCTCGGGTGGGACCACCCGGACGAGGCGGCCTGGCAGGCGATGGTGACCAAGCAGGCAGAGCTACTTAAAGGAGTGAACGTCGAGTATGACTGGCCGAGCGTCTACCCAATCGATCGATAA
- a CDS encoding diacylglycerol kinase family protein — MTGRASTQSIDKAASRRSWRIAETLSKSFSYASAGVIYATATQRNFRIHLGMGTLAFVLGAMLHVSLLEMAVIGLAVALVLAFELINTALEATVDLIVGEQYHRLAEIAKDCAAGAVLVVSFASLVVATCILLPPLWHLLAAKLLLV; from the coding sequence ATGACTGGCCGAGCGTCTACCCAATCGATCGATAAAGCGGCGTCAAGGCGCTCCTGGCGCATCGCTGAGACCCTTTCTAAGAGTTTCTCCTATGCCAGTGCCGGGGTGATCTATGCCACCGCCACCCAGCGCAACTTCCGCATTCACCTGGGCATGGGCACCCTCGCCTTTGTGCTCGGGGCGATGCTGCACGTCAGTTTGCTTGAGATGGCCGTGATTGGTCTCGCTGTCGCCCTCGTGCTCGCCTTTGAACTGATTAACACCGCTCTTGAGGCCACCGTCGATCTGATCGTGGGCGAACAGTACCATCGGCTGGCCGAAATTGCCAAAGATTGCGCCGCTGGGGCGGTGCTGGTGGTCTCCTTTGCCTCGCTGGTGGTCGCCACCTGCATTCTGCTGCCGCCGCTTTGGCATCTGCTCGCCGCCAAACTTCTGCTAGTTTGA
- a CDS encoding NAD(P)H dehydrogenase subunit NdhS: MATDLRPGMPVKVVNSKDLYYGFEGQVQKVVDGFVGVIFAGGNWLKHVRFRPSDLEVVEARGKKRGKK; the protein is encoded by the coding sequence GTGGCCACCGATCTGCGTCCCGGAATGCCGGTCAAAGTTGTCAACTCCAAAGATCTGTACTACGGCTTTGAAGGCCAGGTCCAAAAGGTCGTCGATGGCTTCGTGGGGGTCATCTTTGCCGGTGGCAACTGGCTCAAGCACGTGCGCTTCCGGCCCTCCGATCTCGAAGTTGTCGAAGCGCGGGGCAAAAAGCGCGGCAAAAAGTAA
- the ebsA gene encoding type IV pilus biogenesis protein EbsA, whose translation MDILKTSPADELAIYLSCYPPARRPYLPAALQLYRSGNLAGERPIEGAEAITFVARWPISAHPTDRICCQIDFMDGSRRWHYALELTNCEWVGYLIELLAARSDAPPALPGAFYRRLLHRQS comes from the coding sequence GTGGACATTCTCAAAACTTCGCCGGCGGACGAGCTGGCCATTTATCTGTCCTGCTATCCGCCGGCCCGTCGCCCCTACCTGCCGGCGGCCCTGCAACTGTATCGCAGCGGCAATCTTGCTGGAGAGCGGCCCATCGAGGGGGCAGAAGCGATCACTTTTGTGGCCCGCTGGCCCATCAGCGCCCATCCAACCGACCGCATCTGCTGCCAGATCGACTTTATGGACGGTAGCCGGAGGTGGCACTACGCACTGGAACTCACCAACTGCGAGTGGGTAGGCTACCTGATCGAACTTCTCGCTGCCCGCAGCGACGCGCCACCAGCCCTGCCGGGTGCGTTCTACCGCCGTCTTCTGCACAGGCAGTCCTAG
- a CDS encoding branched-chain amino acid ABC transporter permease, translated as MQELIQQLVNGITLGSVYALIALGYTMVYGILELINFAHGEVFMVGAFVALGVFFTLGSIGLPWWLLLVIALVAAMAVCSLLGMGLERLAYRPLLSEAKPLQKLELAIIAAVGSGIWWLYHLIHGGASLLDWALGPLVGAGAAAACWGLFAYLSRNSPPRKTPRLSLLITALGASILLQNAMRLIVGSRDRVPPDTILPSWSVAFAGVQLTLPQLLTMGVSVTAMAILTWLVQRTRLGKAMRATAQDMEAAQLMGIDTRAIVVIVFVLGSSLAAVAGVLFVVFFKSINFFIGFQAGLKAFTAAVLGGIGNIPGAMLGGLLLGLLESLGSGYISSEWKDVFAFIVLVGVLLLRPSGLLGENVPEKV; from the coding sequence TTGCAGGAACTGATTCAGCAACTGGTCAACGGCATTACCCTGGGCAGCGTCTACGCCCTGATTGCCCTGGGCTACACGATGGTCTACGGCATTCTGGAGCTGATCAACTTCGCCCACGGCGAGGTGTTCATGGTCGGAGCCTTCGTGGCGCTGGGGGTGTTCTTTACGCTGGGCAGTATCGGCTTGCCCTGGTGGCTCCTGCTTGTGATCGCCCTTGTGGCGGCGATGGCGGTCTGTTCTTTGCTGGGTATGGGCCTGGAGCGGCTCGCCTACCGGCCCCTGTTGAGCGAAGCAAAACCGCTGCAGAAGCTGGAGCTGGCAATTATCGCCGCCGTCGGCAGCGGCATCTGGTGGCTGTATCACCTCATTCATGGCGGAGCGAGCCTGCTCGATTGGGCACTGGGACCGCTCGTTGGGGCGGGGGCGGCGGCGGCCTGCTGGGGCCTATTCGCTTACTTGAGCCGCAACAGCCCGCCGCGCAAGACACCGCGCCTGTCGCTTCTCATTACGGCTCTGGGCGCATCGATCCTGCTGCAGAACGCGATGCGGCTCATCGTCGGTAGCCGCGACCGCGTGCCGCCCGATACAATTTTGCCTTCCTGGAGCGTGGCCTTCGCCGGGGTGCAGCTTACCCTGCCCCAGCTTTTGACGATGGGCGTCAGTGTGACGGCGATGGCGATTCTGACCTGGCTGGTGCAGAGGACGCGGCTTGGCAAGGCGATGCGCGCCACCGCCCAGGATATGGAAGCGGCTCAATTGATGGGCATCGACACGCGGGCGATCGTCGTGATCGTCTTTGTGCTTGGCTCGTCGCTGGCGGCGGTGGCCGGGGTGCTGTTTGTGGTCTTCTTTAAATCGATCAACTTTTTTATCGGCTTTCAGGCGGGCCTCAAGGCGTTTACCGCCGCCGTACTGGGGGGCATCGGCAACATTCCCGGCGCAATGCTGGGGGGTCTGTTGCTCGGGCTGCTCGAATCGCTGGGTTCGGGCTATATCTCCAGCGAATGGAAGGATGTCTTTGCCTTCATCGTGCTGGTGGGGGTTCTGCTCTTGCGTCCGAGCGGGCTTTTAGGCGAGAACGTGCCGGAGAAAGTCTAG
- a CDS encoding Arm DNA-binding domain-containing protein, whose protein sequence is MGKSGKGTVVIEVANGRLRLRWRVAGERYATALGLAEGVVNRKVAQMKAKQIEGDIATWEWGMQPHWRIVELNVWAELPGWVKVPPKQCPRPFTEEEMVLIPQVALYCWPFCSPRCWRMSSIRRFSVCNPRM, encoded by the coding sequence ATGGGCAAATCCGGTAAAGGGACTGTGGTTATCGAAGTGGCAAACGGTCGCCTTAGACTGCGCTGGAGAGTGGCTGGCGAGCGCTACGCGACGGCTCTGGGACTTGCCGAAGGTGTGGTTAATCGCAAGGTGGCCCAGATGAAAGCAAAGCAGATAGAAGGCGATATCGCCACCTGGGAGTGGGGGATGCAACCGCACTGGCGCATTGTCGAACTCAATGTCTGGGCAGAGCTGCCGGGCTGGGTGAAGGTGCCTCCCAAGCAGTGCCCCCGTCCCTTTACTGAAGAAGAGATGGTCCTCATCCCGCAGGTAGCACTCTACTGCTGGCCGTTCTGCTCGCCTCGCTGCTGGAGGATGTCGAGTATCCGCCGGTTCTCTGTCTGCAATCCCCGGATGTAA
- a CDS encoding DUF3574 domain-containing protein has product MNLSICPLLLVALTRLLSAPPALAQAVPQAPPAAPVAPVLRTFARDELYFGLSKPDGTPVSDQEWQDYLAEVVTPRFPDGLTVIEANGQFRPPGGSLVRERSRVIVLLYPSTPTTALAIGELVREYKRRFRQLSVLYVHDTVQAAF; this is encoded by the coding sequence TTGAATCTTTCAATTTGTCCCCTTCTTCTTGTTGCTCTTACCCGCCTGCTGTCAGCCCCGCCCGCGCTGGCCCAGGCTGTCCCTCAGGCTCCCCCCGCTGCCCCGGTAGCCCCCGTTCTCCGCACTTTCGCCCGCGACGAACTGTACTTTGGCCTCAGCAAGCCGGATGGTACCCCAGTGAGCGATCAAGAATGGCAGGATTATCTGGCGGAGGTGGTCACTCCCCGCTTTCCCGATGGTCTCACCGTCATCGAGGCGAACGGCCAGTTCCGCCCGCCCGGCGGCTCCCTCGTGCGCGAAAGATCGCGGGTGATCGTTTTGCTCTACCCGTCCACTCCGACAACGGCACTGGCGATCGGTGAACTGGTTCGCGAGTACAAGCGCCGCTTTCGCCAGCTATCGGTCCTCTACGTCCACGACACGGTGCAGGCGGCGTTCTAA
- a CDS encoding TonB-dependent receptor, protein MTTAPFLNLDLNVAIPLTPFFTLTGSVFNLTDTQYEYLDGNPAPGMTFRIGGRLEWR, encoded by the coding sequence GTGACCACCGCTCCTTTCCTCAACCTTGATTTGAACGTTGCCATCCCCCTCACACCTTTTTTTACGCTCACCGGCAGCGTCTTCAACCTGACCGACACCCAGTACGAGTACCTCGACGGTAATCCTGCCCCAGGTATGACCTTTCGCATCGGAGGCCGATTGGAATGGCGTTGA
- the cysS gene encoding cysteine--tRNA ligase, whose translation MALQLFNTLTRKKEPFVPIEPGKVRFYVCGVTVYDYSHLGHGRTYVVWDTIRRYLRYRGYEVTYVQNFTDIDDKILKRAEETGSSMGAVANTFIEAYLEDMEQLNILPADKYPRATQSLPAIERLIGELEIKGFAYPSDGDVYYRVRRFKDYGKLSGRRIEDLEAGASERVSEAEQARKEDPLDFALWKGAKPGEPHWDSAWGPGRPGWHIECSAMVRATLGETIDIHAGGEDLKFPHHENEIAQSEAITGKPLARYWLHNAFLNIVNSTSGEEEKMSKSLGNFRTLRDLYRVHSPIALRLFILQTHYRNPIAFSPEAIAAAENAWKEMAKVFSLNELIHQLDKEPEGDLSEEHVATFVKAMDDDFNTPQALAVLFDLSKKLITGRNIVVHGGNLDDSAAFACQWRTFKRLAAVLGLEPRMVSLSANVNARSGAAGDLSITSEAAALLESGALTGVPAVEIEEIERIIGLREQARQERNWGEADRLRQQLLDQGIILIDHKDKPTTWRRTES comes from the coding sequence ATGGCCCTGCAACTTTTCAACACCCTCACCCGCAAAAAAGAACCCTTCGTGCCGATCGAGCCCGGCAAGGTCCGCTTTTACGTCTGCGGCGTCACCGTCTACGACTACAGCCACCTGGGGCATGGCCGCACCTATGTCGTCTGGGACACGATCCGGCGCTACCTGCGCTACCGGGGCTACGAGGTCACCTACGTCCAGAACTTCACCGACATCGACGACAAGATCTTGAAGCGGGCCGAGGAAACAGGCTCCTCGATGGGTGCAGTCGCCAATACGTTCATCGAAGCCTATCTCGAAGATATGGAGCAGCTGAACATCTTGCCCGCCGACAAGTACCCACGGGCGACCCAGAGCCTCCCGGCCATCGAGCGGCTGATCGGTGAACTGGAAATCAAGGGCTTCGCCTACCCATCGGACGGCGACGTGTACTATCGGGTGCGCCGCTTCAAAGACTACGGCAAACTCTCAGGCCGTCGGATCGAAGATCTCGAAGCTGGAGCGAGCGAGCGGGTGAGCGAGGCTGAACAGGCCCGCAAGGAAGACCCCCTCGATTTTGCCCTCTGGAAAGGAGCCAAACCGGGAGAGCCACACTGGGATTCGGCCTGGGGACCGGGCAGGCCGGGCTGGCATATCGAGTGCTCGGCAATGGTGCGCGCCACCCTTGGAGAAACGATCGACATCCACGCGGGCGGCGAAGATCTCAAGTTTCCCCATCACGAAAACGAAATTGCCCAATCTGAAGCGATAACCGGTAAGCCCCTGGCGCGCTACTGGCTGCACAACGCTTTTTTGAATATCGTCAACTCCACCTCCGGCGAAGAAGAGAAGATGTCCAAGTCCCTGGGCAACTTCCGCACCCTGCGCGATCTTTATAGAGTCCATTCGCCGATCGCTCTGCGGCTATTTATCCTCCAGACCCACTACCGCAATCCGATCGCTTTCTCACCAGAGGCAATCGCCGCCGCCGAGAACGCCTGGAAGGAGATGGCAAAGGTCTTTTCGCTAAACGAACTGATCCACCAGCTCGACAAGGAGCCGGAGGGCGATCTCTCAGAGGAGCACGTCGCCACCTTCGTCAAGGCGATGGACGACGATTTTAATACGCCCCAGGCGCTCGCCGTCCTCTTCGATCTTTCTAAAAAACTGATCACAGGCCGCAACATCGTCGTCCACGGCGGCAATCTCGACGACAGCGCTGCCTTTGCCTGCCAGTGGCGGACCTTCAAGCGCCTGGCTGCCGTACTCGGCCTCGAACCTCGGATGGTCTCTCTATCTGCAAATGTCAATGCTCGATCCGGCGCGGCGGGCGATCTGAGCATCACCTCCGAAGCAGCCGCGTTGCTCGAATCTGGGGCGCTCACCGGTGTACCGGCAGTCGAGATCGAAGAGATCGAGCGCATCATTGGCCTGCGCGAACAGGCCCGGCAAGAGCGCAACTGGGGCGAAGCGGACCGACTGCGCCAGCAACTACTCGATCAAGGGATCATACTTATCGATCACAAGGACAAACCGACAACCTGGCGACGGACCGAGAGTTGA
- a CDS encoding Gfo/Idh/MocA family protein gives MLHFLTPPVRTVVVGTGYAARQRATALAADPRVKITGCIGHQPESAHRFAAEFGLVSGGEELLAGADLVFVATANRDHALWVRRALLGGAHVVVEYPLALDLTEAIALAALARAHHRLLHVEHIELISGIHQALVAQLERVGPINLVRYSNLNARLPEPGRWTFSTALFGFPLVGAVSRLGRLVDLVGPIRSVFCQNRYFDLSGDNYRGCLCAAQLAFESGATGQIVYAKGSACARSETQLELTGSQGGLLHDGRQLLVFEGERTRSLEPGERRGLFARDTAIVLDYLEGRGELYVTLERSLHALAVASACEQSAVGGARVSVETFTLAPA, from the coding sequence CGGCAGCGAGCGACGGCTCTGGCAGCCGATCCGCGCGTCAAAATCACAGGTTGCATCGGCCACCAGCCGGAGTCGGCGCACCGCTTCGCTGCAGAATTCGGCCTGGTTTCGGGGGGCGAGGAATTGCTGGCGGGAGCCGATCTGGTGTTTGTCGCGACCGCCAACCGCGATCACGCCCTGTGGGTGCGCCGGGCACTGCTGGGGGGGGCCCACGTCGTCGTCGAGTATCCCCTGGCGCTGGATCTGACCGAGGCGATCGCTTTAGCGGCCCTGGCGCGGGCGCACCACCGGCTTTTACACGTCGAGCACATCGAACTGATTAGCGGCATCCACCAGGCGCTGGTAGCCCAGCTGGAGCGGGTGGGTCCGATCAACCTCGTGCGCTACAGCAACCTGAATGCCCGCCTGCCGGAGCCGGGGCGCTGGACCTTCTCGACGGCCCTTTTTGGCTTTCCGCTGGTGGGAGCCGTCTCCCGACTCGGGCGGCTCGTGGATCTGGTGGGGCCGATTCGCTCGGTCTTCTGCCAGAACCGCTACTTTGATTTGAGCGGTGACAATTATCGTGGCTGCCTGTGCGCGGCCCAGCTCGCCTTTGAAAGCGGGGCCACAGGCCAGATCGTCTACGCCAAGGGCAGTGCCTGTGCGCGATCGGAGACCCAGCTGGAACTGACCGGCAGCCAGGGGGGACTGTTGCACGACGGACGGCAGCTCCTGGTCTTTGAGGGCGAGCGCACCCGCAGCCTTGAACCGGGCGAGCGGCGAGGATTGTTTGCCCGCGACACGGCGATCGTGCTCGATTATCTGGAGGGCAGGGGCGAACTTTATGTCACCCTCGAGCGCAGCCTGCACGCTTTGGCGGTGGCGAGTGCCTGCGAGCAATCTGCGGTCGGTGGCGCTCGTGTGTCTGTCGAGACGTTCACCCTCGCCCCCGCCTGA